The stretch of DNA AAAGGACCCCTGATAGACTGCCACCCCCAGCAGGCATTTGCCTGTCGACGTAACGGTTTAGAGGGCTAGGCACGTGCTGTCCCGCCGCGCCAAGGAAGCGATCAAGACGGGGCTCGCCATGACGATCGCCTTCGGCATCGCCTTGGCGATGGACTGGGAGAAGCCCTATTGGTCGGGCTTCGCCGTTGCGATGATCAGCCTGGCGACGGTCGGCCAGTCGCTCAACAAGGGCGCCATGCGGATGCTGGGCACCCTCGTGGCCGCGGTGGTCGCCCTCGGCTTCCTGGCGCTTTTCCCGCAGCAGCGCTGGCTCATGATGGGCGCGCTCTCAGCCTATCTCGGGCTCTGCACCTACATGATCGCCGGTAACTCGCGCGTCTACTTCTGGTTTGTCAGCGCCTTCGTCTGCGTGGTCATCATCGTCAGCAGCGGACCCACCTCTCAGAGCGCTTTTCAGATCGCCATCGAGCGCACCCAGGAGACGGGCCTGGGGATCCTGGTGTACTCGCTGATCGCGGCCTTCCTCTGGCCGCAAAGCAGCCGAGCAGATCTGGAGGCCGCGGGGCGCGAGCTGATCGCCGTCCAGCATCGGCTGTTCCGGGCCTATTACGATCTTGTGCGCGGCCGGGGCAGCGCCGAAACGACCCACGCCGAGCGCATGCAGGAGGTCCGGCTGGCCGGACAGCTGGCCCAGGCGCTGGCTGCCGCCGAGACGGACAGCTACTCGGTCTGGGAGGTACGCCACCACTGGCGCCGATTCCGCGACGACACCACCGCGCTTGGCGAGGCCCTGGAGCACTGGCGGGAGAGCTTCCGCGAGGTCCGGGAGCTCGACGTGGCGAAGCTCCTGCCCACCGCCAGTGCGTTCTGCGACGAGCTGGACAAGCGTTTTTCGGCGATCGCCGCGATCCAGGCGGGCGAGCAGCCCGGCCATGAGCCCCGGGACGTTCCCCTGGAGGTCGATCCAGACGCGCTGTCGGGGCTTTCGCATTTCCAGCTGGCGGCCTTGACGGAAACCAGGACCCAGCTCGCGCGTCTCGAGGCCTTCACCCGGGGACTGTTCGAGACGATCAGGGCCATCGAGAGCTCCGATGTCGTAACCAGAGCGCCGCGGCCTGCGCGGGAAGCCGGCGGCCTGGTAATCGATCCGGACCGCGTCACGGCCGTGCTCCGGGTCGTCGCGACCCAGTGGGTCGCGTTCCTAATCTGGGTCTACGTCGATCCGCCCGGCCACTCGGCTTTCGTGGAGCAGGTGATCATCTACGCACTCGTTTTC from Kiloniellales bacterium encodes:
- a CDS encoding FUSC family protein; the encoded protein is MLSRRAKEAIKTGLAMTIAFGIALAMDWEKPYWSGFAVAMISLATVGQSLNKGAMRMLGTLVAAVVALGFLALFPQQRWLMMGALSAYLGLCTYMIAGNSRVYFWFVSAFVCVVIIVSSGPTSQSAFQIAIERTQETGLGILVYSLIAAFLWPQSSRADLEAAGRELIAVQHRLFRAYYDLVRGRGSAETTHAERMQEVRLAGQLAQALAAAETDSYSVWEVRHHWRRFRDDTTALGEALEHWRESFREVRELDVAKLLPTASAFCDELDKRFSAIAAIQAGEQPGHEPRDVPLEVDPDALSGLSHFQLAALTETRTQLARLEAFTRGLFETIRAIESSDVVTRAPRPAREAGGLVIDPDRVTAVLRVVATQWVAFLIWVYVDPPGHSAFVEQVIIYALVFVMLRQVSPTMMLLPFMLGTAFTGFLYVLVMPQLSGYTELGLMIFSVTAGIYYLFSEPRQALAKIGAIVPFVVLISVHNQQTYSFASYANSAAMIMLSIVLNIIMAYVPFSPRPEKVFLRLFGRFFRQVDFLLAQIAIDWEKTAGASGRLKATLYKNDLIELSRKLAAHAKQIDSRSFPDNPPEKVQALVDSIGAVAFRVKELLDARKAPQAEFAVRELLDDLRAWRLAIKEQIHLWVEDPEAAARQATDLQARLNQRLEKLEARIEKTFQKAGEGDLTAEDHEHLYRLLGSFRGLSEAGLNFVGIARGINWGQWREARF